A stretch of the Vibrio gazogenes genome encodes the following:
- a CDS encoding DUF4198 domain-containing protein — MKKTTLALGLAAFGLSAASQAHFQLLYTPESQLEAPTTLDMKLVFGHPMENGHVMNMDQPEAFFVTFKGDRTDLKDKLKKITWSGHDNKADAFQVEYKVRRNGDYIFTLVPAPYYEAGEDIYIQQVTKRYINKGAMPTGWEEPLGLKTEIVPKNKPYQIFTGSTFTGQLLSSGKPAAGVECEIEFVNTEVDTTANGFGKGTFRDVPASAMVAITDDNGMFTFGIPAAGQWGFACLGSGPDTEFKGKALSQDAVIWIEAKDL; from the coding sequence ATGAAAAAAACAACGCTGGCTTTAGGTCTAGCAGCTTTCGGTTTATCAGCAGCGAGTCAAGCTCACTTTCAACTTTTATATACCCCAGAATCGCAGCTTGAAGCGCCAACAACATTAGATATGAAGCTTGTATTTGGCCACCCAATGGAAAATGGCCATGTGATGAACATGGATCAACCAGAAGCGTTTTTTGTGACGTTTAAAGGTGATAGAACCGATCTTAAAGATAAACTCAAAAAAATTACCTGGAGTGGTCACGATAATAAAGCGGATGCGTTCCAAGTTGAATATAAAGTCCGTCGTAATGGTGATTACATCTTCACTCTCGTACCCGCACCATACTATGAAGCAGGTGAAGATATTTACATTCAGCAAGTGACTAAGCGCTATATTAATAAGGGGGCGATGCCGACTGGCTGGGAAGAGCCGTTAGGTCTTAAAACCGAGATCGTTCCAAAAAATAAACCTTACCAAATTTTCACAGGTAGTACTTTTACCGGTCAACTTCTTTCATCTGGTAAACCAGCGGCTGGTGTTGAGTGTGAGATTGAGTTCGTAAATACAGAAGTTGATACTACAGCAAATGGTTTTGGTAAAGGTACCTTCCGTGATGTGCCGGCTTCCGCCATGGTCGCAATCACAGATGACAACGGCATGTTTACATTTGGTATTCCAGCAGCAGGTCAATGGGGTTTTGCGTGCTTAGGTTCTGGTCCTGATACAGAGTTTAAAGGTAAAGCGCTTTCGCAAGACGCAGTTATTTGGATCGAAGCTAAAGATTTATAA
- a CDS encoding FeoB-associated Cys-rich membrane protein, which yields MVEQSYSFWDIAILGLCIAGAAYYLYVRIFKKKGKCGGGCDGSCK from the coding sequence ATGGTTGAACAGTCATATAGTTTTTGGGATATTGCGATACTGGGCTTATGTATTGCAGGTGCTGCGTATTACCTCTACGTAAGAATTTTTAAGAAAAAAGGCAAATGTGGCGGTGGATGTGATGGTTCATGTAAATGA
- a CDS encoding hydroxyacid dehydrogenase produces the protein MDIKYWRKITMGYKILLPQEIMKEGREYLESRGYELIDGSGMEEEDIIRDIPDCDGIIVRLSKMTDAVFAAAPKLKVVARHGAGYDTVDLESAKKHGVTVLNAPIANSMSVAELAIFYMLYCSRNFKMVEKHMLDDYYFAKLKTSKVELDGKTLGIVGIGNIGSRVAKKALHGFNMRVIAYDPYKTQEQIPEGVELVNDFDTIFKESDFVSMHCPATKETFDFVGQRQFDLMKKTAYFINTARGKIVDEAALYDALVSHSIAGAGVDVLKEEPFDPNHPVFTLENIVVAPHIGAATKEATDRASLHSAIGIDEVLSGNKPSWPVPGF, from the coding sequence ATGGATATTAAATATTGGAGAAAAATAACAATGGGTTACAAAATTTTACTTCCTCAAGAAATAATGAAGGAAGGACGTGAATATCTCGAAAGCCGTGGTTATGAATTAATCGATGGTTCAGGAATGGAAGAAGAAGATATCATCCGAGATATCCCAGATTGTGATGGTATTATCGTTCGTCTGTCAAAAATGACAGATGCAGTCTTTGCGGCAGCGCCTAAATTAAAGGTTGTTGCGCGTCATGGTGCCGGATACGACACCGTTGATTTAGAATCCGCTAAAAAACACGGTGTAACTGTTCTGAATGCACCTATTGCCAACAGTATGTCGGTTGCTGAATTAGCCATTTTTTACATGCTGTACTGTTCTCGTAATTTCAAGATGGTTGAAAAACACATGCTTGATGATTACTACTTTGCCAAATTGAAGACAAGTAAAGTTGAGTTAGATGGCAAAACACTCGGTATTGTCGGCATCGGTAATATCGGCTCTCGAGTGGCTAAAAAAGCGCTTCATGGTTTTAACATGAGAGTTATTGCTTATGACCCTTATAAAACTCAAGAGCAAATCCCAGAAGGTGTTGAGCTTGTCAATGATTTCGACACTATTTTCAAAGAAAGTGACTTTGTTTCAATGCATTGCCCTGCAACAAAAGAAACGTTTGATTTCGTTGGACAAAGACAATTTGATTTGATGAAGAAAACCGCATATTTCATCAATACCGCACGTGGAAAAATTGTTGATGAAGCTGCTTTATACGACGCACTTGTTAGCCATTCTATCGCAGGCGCTGGTGTTGATGTGCTTAAAGAAGAGCCATTTGATCCTAACCACCCAGTATTTACTTTGGAAAATATTGTTGTTGCGCCACATATCGGTGCTGCGACAAAAGAAGCCACTGACCGCGCATCGTTACATTCCGCTATCGGGATTGATGAAGTTTTATCCGGTAACAAGCCAAGCTGGCCAGTCCCAGGTTTTTAA
- the modC gene encoding molybdenum ABC transporter ATP-binding protein has product MSSIHAAFAITYPDFSLAVDLTLPASGITVLFGPSGSGKTTCLRAIAGLVNPAQGRLQVGDEVWQCSEQGIFLPTHRRDIGYVFQEAGLFPHLSVQQNLEYGYRRIPASKRRISVDSICRFIGVSHLLDRSVHQLSGGEKQRIAIARALLTCPKLLLMDEPLSALDVKLKSEILPYLEKIHQELSIPVIYVTHSVRELARLADHVVLFQNGRVVVSDQAEVVMSDPCHQDIFGEELGSIFDTRVVDHHSDRITQLNSDGVTIWAPGHIGEKGQLYRCRVLASDVSIALYEPEQTTMLNRLPAVIMDIDHRKEQQGQVVVVLALSSHHRLLAQITLRSASELGLSTGMSVWAQIKSVALS; this is encoded by the coding sequence TTGAGTTCTATTCATGCGGCATTTGCCATTACTTATCCTGATTTCTCTTTAGCGGTTGATTTAACATTACCCGCCTCTGGTATCACAGTGTTATTCGGCCCCTCCGGTTCTGGAAAAACGACGTGTCTGCGAGCGATTGCCGGGTTAGTGAATCCAGCGCAAGGGAGACTACAGGTCGGTGATGAGGTTTGGCAGTGTTCTGAGCAAGGGATCTTTCTTCCGACACATCGGCGTGATATTGGCTATGTTTTTCAGGAAGCCGGATTATTTCCCCATTTATCTGTTCAGCAGAATCTGGAATACGGTTATCGACGGATCCCAGCCAGTAAACGGCGGATCTCCGTGGACAGTATTTGTCGTTTTATCGGTGTGAGTCATCTGTTGGATCGTTCGGTTCATCAACTCTCCGGGGGAGAGAAACAACGAATTGCGATTGCGCGCGCATTGCTGACTTGTCCCAAATTGTTATTGATGGATGAGCCGTTATCGGCACTGGATGTCAAACTCAAATCCGAGATTCTACCGTATTTGGAAAAAATTCATCAGGAGCTGTCCATTCCGGTGATTTATGTAACACATTCGGTTCGAGAGCTGGCTCGTTTAGCCGATCATGTCGTGTTGTTTCAAAACGGACGGGTTGTTGTCAGTGATCAGGCAGAGGTTGTGATGTCCGACCCTTGTCATCAGGATATATTTGGTGAGGAGTTGGGGAGTATTTTTGATACACGCGTGGTTGACCATCATTCGGATCGGATCACACAGCTGAATAGTGACGGTGTCACAATTTGGGCGCCCGGGCACATTGGAGAGAAAGGTCAATTGTACCGCTGCCGAGTGCTGGCTTCTGATGTCAGTATTGCGCTGTATGAGCCGGAGCAAACCACTATGCTGAATCGACTGCCGGCTGTGATTATGGATATTGACCATCGTAAAGAGCAGCAAGGGCAGGTGGTTGTGGTATTGGCATTGTCCAGTCACCATCGGTTGCTGGCACAAATTACGTTGAGGTCAGCCTCTGAATTAGGGCTCTCGACGGGTATGTCCGTATGGGCGCAGATCAAGTCTGTGGCATTATCCTGA
- the feoB gene encoding ferrous iron transport protein B, with protein sequence MTHKKVLLAGQQNAGKSTIFNMLTGAKQHVANYPGVTVDKKAGYFSHENEKYQLIDLPGTYSLTSFSLEERVARKALLEEKADVVLNVMDASNIQRSLHLTLQLIELEQPLVLVLNMMDVAAAEKVKIDQDALSNALDIPVISCVGRVNQGTKSIKSVLGQAKKTNYSVSYPKIESTLDSIGQFIEQLSLSELPSLRWAALKLLEKDSEVLNLLANNTDSTSFEIFKNDLDAKLVDLSEELAMTVSDYIVAQRQKAVKQLIDASVIFESHSAKPSMSQRIDRVVLNKIGAPLFLVATVFIIYQCSIVYGYELTNYWWPYLASLREIIAGILPDAGFLYDPYVRALGLWMVDSANTLLNYIPIFIILFALIAILEDSGYMARIAFISDRVLHKFGLHGQSTLPMILAGVFAGGCAVPGVMATKGIPDNRARLATILTVPYMNCLAKIPLYTLLLGIFFVEDKALMTLYISTISIISALLVAKLLTKTVLRKTETAPFVMELPRYNLPTARSVVTRSIERTWIYVKKVGTIVLAVSTIIFVLLQFPGVPDGEKQAFHDAANQAIQKFERSIAKTDYAESINEENLPSLVNYYTDFKRAKLNASGAEESKRVNVDFEKRNPDFYVLIAPPKGDKGAKVVSRALRKLTSERKKIRREMKERRLEASLLGSFGRSIEPVTQFAGFDWKINVALFSSFAARESSVATLGVLFQQDEDSNEKLEQRMESADGLSQHGEITAVALILFFILYPPCLATVMMIKVQTGEYKWMLLSIVLPTTLGFAVASTVFTIGTVFNLSGIQAMTAAYFTGLFLLLLLGFKDHLIRKRLPDEIKIKNI encoded by the coding sequence ATGACTCATAAAAAAGTTCTTCTGGCTGGGCAACAAAATGCGGGTAAATCGACAATATTTAACATGCTTACCGGCGCAAAGCAGCACGTTGCCAATTACCCCGGTGTTACTGTAGATAAAAAAGCGGGCTATTTTTCTCATGAGAATGAAAAATATCAACTTATAGATTTACCAGGGACGTATAGCTTAACGAGCTTCTCTCTTGAGGAGCGTGTCGCAAGAAAAGCTCTGTTAGAAGAGAAAGCCGACGTTGTATTGAATGTAATGGACGCTTCAAACATTCAGCGATCCTTGCACTTAACGCTGCAATTAATCGAGCTAGAGCAGCCATTAGTACTGGTACTCAATATGATGGATGTCGCTGCGGCAGAGAAAGTAAAAATAGACCAAGATGCACTATCTAACGCGCTGGATATTCCCGTGATTTCTTGTGTGGGCCGTGTCAATCAGGGAACCAAGTCAATAAAATCGGTGCTGGGACAAGCGAAGAAAACAAATTATTCCGTCTCATATCCTAAAATCGAATCGACGCTAGATTCCATCGGCCAATTTATAGAACAACTATCGCTATCGGAATTACCATCTTTACGTTGGGCAGCTCTAAAGTTGTTGGAAAAAGATAGTGAAGTCCTGAACCTTTTGGCAAACAACACCGATAGCACTTCATTTGAGATCTTTAAAAACGATCTTGACGCTAAACTGGTTGATTTATCAGAAGAACTTGCAATGACCGTTAGTGATTATATCGTTGCTCAAAGACAAAAAGCCGTAAAACAGCTCATTGATGCATCGGTAATATTTGAGAGCCATTCTGCCAAGCCATCGATGAGCCAAAGAATTGATCGAGTCGTTCTGAACAAGATTGGGGCTCCGTTATTCTTAGTTGCAACCGTTTTTATCATTTATCAATGTTCCATTGTCTACGGCTATGAACTGACCAACTACTGGTGGCCCTATCTGGCTTCACTGCGAGAAATCATAGCGGGTATTCTGCCAGATGCGGGCTTCCTTTATGACCCTTATGTTCGCGCTTTAGGTTTATGGATGGTGGACTCAGCCAATACGCTTTTAAACTATATCCCTATCTTTATCATTCTGTTTGCGTTAATCGCCATTCTTGAAGACTCTGGATACATGGCACGTATTGCCTTCATTTCTGACCGGGTTCTGCATAAGTTTGGCCTTCACGGGCAAAGTACTTTACCGATGATTTTGGCGGGTGTATTCGCTGGAGGCTGTGCGGTTCCTGGCGTTATGGCGACGAAGGGAATTCCGGATAACAGAGCAAGGTTAGCAACCATCCTGACGGTTCCATACATGAACTGTTTAGCGAAAATTCCGCTCTATACTCTGTTACTGGGCATCTTCTTTGTAGAAGACAAAGCGCTCATGACGCTTTATATCTCGACCATCAGTATTATTAGTGCTTTATTGGTTGCGAAATTGCTAACCAAAACTGTTCTACGAAAAACAGAAACCGCCCCCTTTGTCATGGAACTACCACGTTATAATTTACCCACCGCACGTAGTGTGGTGACCCGTTCCATAGAAAGAACTTGGATTTACGTAAAAAAGGTGGGAACTATCGTTCTGGCTGTTTCAACTATTATTTTCGTATTACTTCAGTTCCCTGGGGTACCAGACGGTGAAAAACAAGCTTTTCATGATGCTGCTAATCAAGCGATACAAAAATTTGAGCGTAGCATCGCTAAGACCGATTACGCAGAATCTATAAATGAAGAAAACCTACCCTCTCTCGTGAATTACTACACTGACTTCAAACGTGCAAAACTTAACGCTTCTGGGGCGGAAGAGTCTAAACGTGTCAATGTGGACTTTGAAAAACGTAATCCTGATTTCTACGTGCTAATCGCACCACCAAAAGGTGATAAAGGCGCAAAAGTTGTATCACGTGCATTACGAAAACTGACATCCGAACGCAAAAAAATACGCCGAGAGATGAAAGAGAGACGTCTTGAAGCATCACTTTTAGGGAGTTTTGGGCGCTCAATAGAACCAGTCACCCAGTTTGCAGGCTTTGATTGGAAAATTAACGTTGCGCTATTTTCTTCTTTCGCAGCTCGCGAAAGCAGTGTCGCCACACTGGGTGTGCTTTTTCAGCAAGATGAGGATAGCAACGAAAAATTAGAGCAAAGAATGGAAAGTGCCGATGGCTTAAGTCAGCATGGTGAAATCACAGCAGTTGCACTTATCCTTTTCTTTATACTTTACCCGCCATGCCTTGCGACAGTTATGATGATTAAAGTACAAACCGGTGAATATAAATGGATGTTGTTATCCATTGTATTGCCAACAACTCTCGGTTTTGCCGTCGCTAGTACAGTCTTTACGATAGGTACGGTGTTTAATCTATCAGGTATTCAAGCGATGACTGCTGCATACTTTACTGGATTATTCTTATTGCTATTACTCGGCTTTAAAGACCATTTAATACGCAAACGCTTACCTGATGAGATAAAAATCAAGAATATTTAG
- a CDS encoding FeoA family protein: MRTLLSEVPVGNKATIVSHQSKGATRQRLLDLGLLPHMEIVFIRKAPLGDPIEIRVGITSVVVRKSEADLITVETHS, encoded by the coding sequence ATGCGTACCTTACTTTCAGAAGTTCCCGTAGGAAACAAAGCGACGATTGTCTCCCATCAGTCAAAAGGTGCGACTCGTCAACGCTTGTTAGACCTAGGGCTACTACCTCATATGGAGATAGTGTTCATTCGTAAAGCACCTTTGGGAGATCCAATAGAAATACGCGTAGGGATTACCAGCGTAGTCGTGAGAAAAAGTGAAGCGGATTTAATTACTGTTGAAACACACTCGTAA
- the modB gene encoding molybdate ABC transporter permease subunit translates to MEIDSVVVLTTLKLAGVVTFSLLVLGIPVAWWLCVSKCRYKGVVEAVCSLPMVLPPTVLGFYLLLLFSPQGMIGQLLQQLHLGQLPFSFTGIAIACTIHSFPFVLQPLKNAFLAIGQLPIEVAATLRASPWDRFRSVILPLAWPGIFSAAIMGFCHSLGEFGVVLMIGGNIPGKTRVMSVEIYNYVEALEFGKAHLLAGSLVGFSFIALLVMYWLNHRYRYSER, encoded by the coding sequence ATGGAAATTGACAGCGTCGTTGTGCTGACAACCTTAAAATTAGCCGGGGTCGTCACTTTTAGTTTGTTGGTGCTTGGAATCCCGGTTGCATGGTGGTTATGTGTTTCTAAATGCCGCTATAAAGGCGTCGTTGAGGCGGTTTGCTCTTTGCCGATGGTATTACCACCGACGGTGCTGGGGTTTTATCTGTTACTTCTTTTTTCGCCTCAAGGCATGATTGGTCAGCTATTGCAACAACTCCACCTTGGACAATTACCCTTTTCTTTTACTGGGATTGCGATTGCTTGTACCATCCATTCTTTTCCATTTGTCCTACAACCTTTGAAAAATGCATTTCTTGCGATAGGACAATTACCGATTGAAGTCGCGGCAACACTCAGAGCTTCTCCGTGGGATCGTTTCCGTTCTGTGATTTTACCGTTGGCCTGGCCGGGGATTTTCTCGGCGGCCATTATGGGATTTTGTCATTCACTGGGCGAGTTCGGGGTTGTCTTGATGATTGGTGGCAATATCCCGGGCAAAACTCGGGTGATGTCGGTTGAAATCTACAACTACGTTGAAGCGCTTGAATTCGGTAAAGCGCATTTACTTGCCGGCAGTTTGGTTGGCTTCTCTTTTATCGCTTTGTTAGTGATGTATTGGTTGAATCATCGCTATCGTTATTCGGAGAGGTGA
- a CDS encoding RraA family protein → MSIGNRVYKGRPAFNLSLLAEYEQLPTANIADQMNRIAVLGNGIKRISSPEKPIMAGYAITVKVRAGDNLMLHAALELAGPNDVIVVSNEGDRTRAIMGEIMVTYAKYDRKVGGIVLDGPIRDIDALSQMDFPLFATGSNPAGPFKEGPGEVNTPIAVGGVAICPGDLIVGDADGVIVIPNQDAESLLDKAKEYSKFDASKVEAAKNGKANKSWVMKSLEAKGTEFFDHPYK, encoded by the coding sequence ATGTCTATTGGTAATCGAGTTTATAAAGGGCGTCCAGCATTCAACTTAAGCTTATTGGCTGAATATGAACAATTACCTACAGCAAATATTGCGGATCAAATGAACCGAATTGCTGTATTAGGGAATGGAATCAAGCGGATTTCGTCGCCAGAAAAACCAATTATGGCGGGTTATGCCATTACAGTAAAAGTAAGAGCTGGCGACAATTTAATGCTACATGCTGCATTAGAGTTGGCTGGTCCAAATGATGTCATTGTCGTATCGAATGAAGGTGATCGTACTCGAGCAATTATGGGTGAGATTATGGTTACTTATGCGAAATATGATCGAAAAGTTGGAGGCATCGTACTGGATGGTCCAATTCGAGATATCGATGCATTGTCGCAAATGGATTTTCCACTATTTGCTACAGGCTCAAACCCTGCAGGTCCATTTAAAGAAGGCCCGGGCGAAGTGAATACGCCAATTGCTGTCGGTGGCGTTGCTATATGTCCTGGCGATTTAATTGTTGGTGATGCTGATGGCGTCATTGTTATTCCGAATCAAGATGCAGAATCCCTATTAGATAAAGCAAAAGAATATTCCAAATTTGATGCAAGTAAAGTTGAAGCTGCAAAAAATGGTAAGGCAAATAAAAGTTGGGTAATGAAATCCCTTGAAGCTAAGGGAACTGAATTTTTTGATCATCCATATAAATAA